A genome region from Candidatus Zixiibacteriota bacterium includes the following:
- a CDS encoding flagellar motor protein, giving the protein MDIATIGGLILGIGAVLVSFVMEGGHLSAIVQPPAMLIVIGGTIGATIVTTSIKTIVNVPQFIKLAIFARSINPLRTIDMIVSMSEKARREGILGLENDLPNIRDPFFRKAIQLVIDGTEITALKTILETEIAYIEDRHKRGILFFQKMGGFSPTLGIIGTVLGLIHTLGNTANADRMAEAIAGAFIATLWGVALANLVYLPVSDKLKMRHEEELANLDLVMEGVVSIQSGDNPRVVKTKLLSFIAPGMRGGEE; this is encoded by the coding sequence ATGGATATAGCAACTATCGGCGGTCTCATATTGGGTATCGGCGCTGTCCTCGTATCCTTTGTCATGGAAGGAGGACACCTCAGCGCCATCGTACAGCCTCCGGCGATGCTGATTGTAATCGGCGGAACAATAGGGGCGACGATTGTAACAACCTCAATAAAGACAATTGTGAATGTCCCTCAATTTATCAAGCTGGCCATTTTTGCCCGATCGATTAATCCCCTCCGGACGATTGATATGATTGTCAGCATGTCGGAGAAAGCACGTCGTGAGGGAATTCTCGGATTGGAGAACGATCTGCCCAATATAAGAGACCCGTTCTTCAGAAAAGCGATACAATTGGTGATTGATGGGACGGAAATAACCGCGCTGAAAACGATTCTGGAAACGGAGATTGCTTATATCGAGGATCGTCATAAAAGGGGGATATTATTTTTCCAAAAGATGGGGGGCTTTTCTCCCACCCTCGGAATCATCGGGACTGTCTTGGGGTTAATCCATACTCTGGGAAACACCGCGAACGCCGACCGTATGGCCGAGGCAATTGCGGGAGCCTTTATCGCCACACTCTGGGGCGTCGCTCTGGCCAACCTCGTCTATCTACCCGTAAGCGACAAATTGAAAATGCGTCATGAAGAGGAACTGGCCAATCTGGATCTGGTTATGGAAGGAGTTGTCTCCATTCAATCGGGTGACAATCCGCGGGTGGTCAAAACCAAGCTTCTTTCATTCATCGCGCCGGGGATGCGGGGCGGCGAGGAATAA
- a CDS encoding sigma-54 dependent transcriptional regulator: protein MRMNILVVDDDKYINEFMTETLSRVGHNVESVLSAEGALERVEDKNYDIVISDIKMKGMDGITMLQKIKNSRPDIVIIMITGFGTIEVAVQAMKLGAYDFLLKPISPDAIELVVERVAEVIRLRQEVKQFRSDVANSYQNIVGKSSKMKQIYDLIETTADARSTVLITGESGTGKELFARAVHYASCRKDKPFIKLNCAALPENLVEAEMFGYEKGAFTGAVRQHKGRFELAHTGTLLLDEISEMPLGLQAKLLRVLQEKEFERVGSGATISVDVRIIATSNRNLKEAISEKKFREDLYFRLNVIPLHILPLRERLEDIPLLTSHFIQKSNAENKKNVQAVDENVIRLFMKYHWPGNVRELENYVERAVVTTSGTKLTQDDFPKDLVLGKLADEVKALRADMTLAEGEKYLILKTLQRFEGNKTRAAEALNITPRTIRNKLAEYNIEDRD, encoded by the coding sequence ATGAGGATGAATATTCTGGTCGTTGACGATGACAAGTACATTAATGAATTCATGACGGAAACTTTATCTCGGGTCGGTCACAATGTGGAATCGGTGCTATCGGCCGAGGGCGCTCTGGAGAGAGTCGAAGACAAGAACTATGATATAGTCATTTCCGATATAAAGATGAAGGGGATGGACGGCATTACGATGCTTCAGAAGATAAAAAATTCCCGGCCGGATATCGTGATTATTATGATAACCGGCTTTGGAACGATTGAGGTCGCCGTTCAGGCCATGAAACTGGGCGCCTATGATTTCCTTCTCAAGCCGATTTCACCGGATGCCATTGAACTGGTTGTGGAGCGGGTGGCGGAGGTCATCCGGCTGCGGCAAGAGGTCAAGCAATTCCGTTCCGATGTTGCAAACAGCTATCAGAATATTGTGGGGAAATCGTCCAAAATGAAGCAGATTTATGATCTGATAGAGACCACCGCTGATGCCCGTTCGACGGTTCTTATAACCGGGGAATCAGGAACCGGCAAGGAGCTGTTCGCCCGCGCGGTCCATTATGCTTCCTGCAGAAAGGATAAACCTTTTATCAAGCTCAATTGTGCTGCTTTGCCGGAGAATCTGGTGGAGGCGGAAATGTTCGGATATGAGAAAGGAGCCTTTACCGGCGCGGTCCGGCAGCATAAGGGACGGTTTGAGCTCGCCCACACCGGCACCCTTCTTCTGGATGAAATCTCCGAAATGCCTTTGGGCTTGCAGGCCAAATTACTTCGGGTTCTGCAGGAAAAGGAATTCGAGAGAGTCGGTTCGGGGGCAACAATCAGTGTCGATGTGAGAATAATTGCGACCTCGAACAGAAATCTTAAGGAAGCGATAAGCGAAAAGAAATTCCGGGAGGATCTCTATTTCAGGCTCAATGTGATTCCCCTACATATTTTACCGTTACGTGAGCGTCTTGAAGATATCCCCTTGTTAACCAGCCACTTCATTCAGAAATCGAACGCCGAAAACAAGAAAAATGTTCAGGCGGTGGATGAAAATGTGATTCGTCTCTTCATGAAATATCATTGGCCGGGAAATGTAAGAGAGCTTGAGAATTATGTTGAACGGGCGGTTGTCACCACTTCCGGCACAAAGCTGACTCAGGATGATTTTCCGAAAGACCTGGTCTTGGGGAAATTGGCCGATGAGGTTAAGGCTCTAAGGGCGGATATGACTTTGGCCGAGGGGGAGAAGTATTTGATCTTGAAAACCCTACAACGTTTTGAGGGAAATAAGACGCGGGCAGCCGAGGCCCTTAATATCACCCCTCGAACGATCAGGAATAAGCTGGCTGAATACAACATCGAAGATAGAGATTGA
- a CDS encoding ATP-binding protein has translation MDDRKMTDPTTTGEIERFTETYSSFNKIINRLQRQYLTLRETYARQSEKLQATNQALQSAMEDNRSVTEFLNGILTSLASGVIAIDKTGRVTHLNPAARELLGLEEEIHRRADIRYEEIITATEGREFSAMETIRSGRTFDGAEKKVKIASGLVLILSVSTSILKNGVGETVGAVELFHDISGIRRMEEQLSRMKILAGLGEMAASVAHEIRSPLGGVGGFASLLARDLKDDPAKKEMAEKIVAGVQNINQTIETLLAFARHEEVHKKRVNLREYIDAALDSFTEEHGHNGYLGGINREYDRELNLNVEIDPQLFRQAIFNLVKNGLEAGRADTCVTVRCRRITIQEASETLGNDAELYGCALAAAVEIEDNGTGIPAQDLGRIFSPFYSTKQNGTGLGLSIAWKIIKAHGGDIRAESKVGQGTKFTIVLPVKSGDKRETL, from the coding sequence ATGGATGATCGCAAAATGACCGACCCGACAACGACAGGTGAAATAGAACGATTTACCGAGACCTATTCCTCCTTCAATAAAATCATCAACAGGCTTCAACGGCAATATCTCACTCTCCGTGAGACTTATGCCCGACAAAGCGAAAAATTGCAGGCAACGAATCAGGCGCTCCAGTCCGCTATGGAGGATAACCGATCCGTTACGGAATTCCTCAATGGCATTCTTACTTCTTTAGCTTCCGGAGTCATTGCCATTGATAAGACAGGGCGGGTAACACACTTAAATCCGGCCGCGCGGGAATTATTGGGTTTGGAGGAGGAGATTCACCGACGGGCAGATATTCGTTATGAAGAGATTATCACCGCGACCGAAGGCCGGGAATTCTCGGCCATGGAAACCATTCGGAGCGGCCGAACCTTTGATGGCGCTGAAAAGAAGGTAAAAATCGCATCGGGTTTGGTGCTGATTCTTTCGGTCTCCACTTCTATACTCAAGAACGGCGTGGGAGAGACAGTCGGGGCGGTGGAATTGTTTCATGACATTTCCGGAATTCGCCGGATGGAGGAGCAACTCTCGAGGATGAAGATACTGGCCGGACTGGGAGAAATGGCCGCCTCGGTGGCTCATGAGATTCGCAGCCCCCTGGGCGGAGTCGGCGGGTTTGCCTCACTTCTGGCACGCGATCTCAAAGACGACCCGGCGAAAAAAGAAATGGCGGAAAAAATAGTGGCCGGGGTTCAGAATATCAATCAGACAATTGAAACGCTTCTTGCTTTTGCACGTCACGAGGAGGTGCATAAAAAGCGGGTCAATTTAAGAGAATATATTGACGCTGCTCTCGATAGCTTTACCGAGGAGCACGGGCATAACGGCTATCTCGGCGGCATAAACCGTGAATATGATCGGGAGTTGAATCTAAATGTTGAGATCGACCCGCAGCTATTCCGACAAGCCATATTTAACCTGGTCAAAAACGGCCTCGAGGCGGGTCGGGCCGATACCTGTGTCACGGTCAGATGCCGGCGGATCACTATTCAGGAGGCATCAGAGACACTGGGCAACGATGCCGAGCTCTATGGTTGCGCTCTTGCGGCTGCAGTGGAAATCGAGGATAACGGAACCGGCATCCCCGCGCAAGACCTGGGCCGGATTTTCTCACCTTTTTATTCCACCAAGCAAAATGGAACCGGACTGGGTCTATCCATTGCCTGGAAGATCATCAAGGCTCACGGCGGAGATATCAGAGCAGAATCGAAAGTGGGACAGGGGACCAAATTTACGATAGTGCTGCCGGTCAAATCCGGCGATAAGAGGGAGACATTATGA
- the flgB gene encoding flagellar basal body rod protein FlgB — protein MSDLLKKAVFDKCGVPLMQKFLDMASIRHKMISGNIANISTPKYQSKDIDFHSELKKAVNDKGHIQGTVTHPAHIPVGKSRDRGPELIVNRSKESNGINNVDADAEVAHLAENQIYYSVGATLLAKKFEGLRTAIRSK, from the coding sequence ATGTCTGACTTATTAAAAAAAGCTGTTTTCGACAAGTGTGGCGTTCCGCTGATGCAGAAATTTCTGGATATGGCCTCTATTCGCCATAAGATGATTTCGGGGAACATCGCCAATATCTCGACACCCAAGTATCAGAGCAAAGATATAGATTTTCACAGCGAACTGAAAAAAGCTGTTAATGATAAGGGACACATTCAAGGAACCGTCACTCATCCGGCGCATATTCCAGTCGGGAAGAGTCGCGACCGGGGACCGGAACTGATTGTGAACAGGTCGAAAGAGAGTAACGGCATCAATAATGTCGATGCCGACGCCGAAGTGGCTCACCTGGCAGAGAATCAGATTTATTATAGTGTCGGGGCCACTCTTCTGGCCAAGAAATTTGAAGGTTTGAGAACCGCCATTAGAAGCAAGTAG
- a CDS encoding OmpA family protein, with translation MARRRKSDEHENLERWLLTYADLITLLLAFFIVMYSMSKVDAKKFGRMTEALSGVLKGGTMVIKKGDQPGALPGQGVLNIGHLKTLGQQIKESADKMGDDKVISTDVSERGLVIHIMESALFREGSAELESKAKDILNMIAEKVRELPNHIRIEGHTDNQPIKTARYPSNWELSSARATEVVRYLADVHSFDPKRISALGFGEFRPIADNDTDLNRSKNRRVDIVVLTMEMTEAEPSSQYYAPRP, from the coding sequence ATGGCGCGTCGCAGAAAATCAGATGAACATGAAAATCTGGAGCGATGGCTTCTCACCTATGCCGATCTCATCACTCTCCTCCTGGCGTTCTTTATTGTCATGTACTCCATGTCCAAGGTCGATGCCAAAAAGTTCGGCAGGATGACTGAGGCTTTATCGGGCGTTCTCAAGGGCGGGACAATGGTAATAAAGAAAGGGGACCAGCCGGGAGCACTTCCGGGGCAGGGAGTCCTGAATATCGGCCATCTCAAGACTCTTGGCCAGCAGATTAAGGAGAGCGCCGATAAAATGGGTGACGACAAAGTGATCAGTACCGATGTTTCCGAACGGGGATTGGTCATACATATCATGGAATCGGCTCTTTTTCGGGAGGGATCGGCCGAACTGGAATCGAAGGCCAAGGATATTCTGAATATGATAGCGGAAAAGGTGCGAGAGCTTCCCAACCACATCCGTATCGAGGGACACACCGATAACCAGCCGATCAAGACCGCCCGATATCCCTCCAATTGGGAGCTTTCCTCGGCGCGCGCCACGGAGGTAGTACGATACCTGGCCGATGTGCACAGTTTTGACCCCAAGAGGATTTCGGCGCTGGGGTTTGGCGAGTTTCGTCCGATTGCAGATAATGATACCGATTTGAACCGGTCCAAGAATCGCCGGGTTGATATTGTGGTTCTTACTATGGAGATGACCGAAGCCGAGCCGAGCTCACAGTATTACGCTCCCCGTCCCTGA
- the flgC gene encoding flagellar basal body rod protein FlgC: protein MSGLFNSIEISATGMTLQRKKMDVVAQNIANVETTRTDKGGPYRRKRVMVSAEEENVPFRNVMDGARTKLLRTNVNHLNGVSKLTRDDIEVSKAKGEEVDDPASKFRLVYDPGHPDADEQGYVKVPDIEIVNEMVDMIAASRAYEANTTAILSAKEMAKNALEI, encoded by the coding sequence ATGTCGGGACTATTCAATTCCATTGAGATTTCGGCAACGGGGATGACCCTGCAGCGGAAAAAAATGGATGTCGTGGCGCAGAACATCGCCAATGTGGAAACGACCCGCACCGATAAGGGCGGCCCTTATCGTCGGAAACGGGTAATGGTATCGGCGGAGGAAGAAAATGTTCCTTTCCGGAATGTCATGGATGGGGCCCGCACCAAGCTTCTGCGCACCAATGTCAATCATTTAAATGGGGTTTCGAAACTCACACGCGATGATATCGAAGTGTCCAAGGCAAAGGGTGAGGAAGTGGATGACCCGGCTTCGAAATTTCGTCTGGTGTATGACCCTGGGCATCCTGACGCCGACGAACAGGGATATGTGAAAGTTCCGGATATTGAGATTGTCAATGAGATGGTCGATATGATCGCGGCTTCGCGGGCTTATGAAGCCAACACAACCGCGATTCTTTCGGCCAAAGAGATGGCTAAGAATGCTCTTGAGATATAA